CTCCAGCTCTGCCTTATTCTCATGATGCAGCTTCGACAGCAGGGTTGAGGAGATGAAGAACACGAGCAGGATACCGAACCAGAACAGATTCCCCGCACCGAAATAGATCGTCCCCATCATTACTGCCGCCACCATCCCTGATAAGCTAAGCGACTGCTTCCAGTAAGCGGCCCCGGCAACCAGCAGCGCACCGCAGGCCCCGATCAGCCATTGCAGCACTTCAAGTCCTGAGAGCATCGCCTTAACCGATCAGGCAGGTGCCCATGAGGCGCGCGCCCCAGAACAGCTCGAACGAATCTCCTGCTACTACGGGACCTACGCCGGCTGGAGTTCCGGTGAAGATAATGTCGTCTTTGCCCAGCCCGTAACGGGCGGCAATGAATTCAACGATTTTTTGCAGGGAAAAAATCATGTTCTTCACGTTCCCGCGCTGAACCTCAATTCCGTTCTTGCGGACGGTGAAGTCGGTGGCCTCCAGCTCCTCTTCCTCAGGCAATGCCATGTACGGGGTCAGCGGAGCTGCGTTCTTGAAGCCCTTCGCGGCTGTCCACGGCAGACCCTTGCGCTGCAGATCATTATGCACATCACGGAGCGTGAAGTCGAGGCCCAGCGCCATGACATCCACCAGCTCCTGCACACTCATCCCCGGCACGTAATCACGCGCAATGCGCAGCACCAGCTCCCCCTCGTAATGAATCAGTCCGGCGTCCTTGGGCAGATGGATGATCGCTTTATCCAGGGCCACAGCAGCATGAGACGGCTTCAGGAAGATCAGCGGCTCGGCAGGCACCTTGTTGCCCAGCTCCTCCGCATGTAATTGATAGTTGCGTCCTACACAGTATACATTATTGATCGCACTGCTCATTGTTCCTTCAGCTCTCTTCCTCTATGAATTGATATTCATACTGCAATGCTGCAATCCTTATTAGGCCTTCCAAAAGAGTTCGCCCCAAATATCCGGACGGTTCGTACAGATCATAATATCGGAATGAATCTCCGACAGGCGGCGCATCTCCTTGCCCTTGTTCAAGGTCCAGGCCATCACCTGCACCCCGCGTTCAATCAGGGATTTGGCCAGAACCGGGCTAAGCCGGTCGAAGCTGATGGATAAGAAGGAGCAGCCCAGCTCACTAAGCTTACCCGCAGGGTCGCCGGATCTGGAGTCATAGATCAGCCCTGTATGGAACCGCGCGTCCAGCTCCTTGATCCGCCGCAATACACCGGCATCGAACGAGGTCAGCACCACTTCCTCGCGCATTCCCTTGGCATTCACCAGATCAATGACCGCCTGCGCAAGACCCGGATACATCTCACCCACCGTCTTCAGTTCAATATTCAGCCGCAGCCGGCCTGACGCCAGAGCGAGCACCTCTTCAAGAGAAGGCACACGCTCTCCGCGAAAAGCACGCCCTTTCCAGCTTCCCGCATCCAGCCGCCGCATGTGTTCATAATCCATATTCTTCACCTTGCCGTGTCCGTTGGTCGTACGGTCCAGGGAATAATCATGGATGACCACGGGGACCCCGTCCTTCGTCAGCTGCACATCAATCTCCATCCAGCGTACAAAAGGCAGCGCAATCGCCATCCGCACAGCGGAGAGTGTATTCTCAGGAGCTTTGCCGGAAAAACCGCGGTGGGCTACACACATATTGTTCATCATTGATACGCACCTCCGGTTATTTCACCGCTTGGGTTACGGTACCGTCATTGCGGACCTTGATCAGGCCGGAAGAAATAGACTGTATTCTGTGCAGCAGCAGCTGCCCGTCAGCATCATTCATCGGCACCGGCTGCGCCAGCTCGGCATCCATCGGCTTCAGCTTAAGAGAGCATTGCCCCTGCTTGCTGCATTCCGCCTGGAATACCGCCGTCTCCCAAGTAGCCGGGATGGAGCCGCGAGTGAAAATAAAGTTGCCTGTGCTGTAAGCGATCCATTTTCCTTTATATGGCTCAATTCCCTGCAGCACGTGCGGATGACCCCCCATCACAAGATCCGCTCCGGCATCAATGAAGTTATGTCCGAGCGCCTGCTGGGTCTTGTCATACTGCTCCATCCGCTCCCGTCCCCAATGGACGACGACAACGACAACATCGGCCTTTTGCTTGGCTGCGGCAATCGCCTTGAGCGCTTCCGCACTGTCATACACCGAGGCAAGGCCGGGCTTGCCCGCTTCCGCCTTCCATTCAATCACCGGCATCACCCGTGTGAAGCCCAGCAAGGCAATCTTAATTCCATTACGTTCGAAATACTGCGCCGAATATGCCTCCTGGCTGTTCCGCCCTGCCCCCACATGAGGGATTCCGCGCTCGCCCAGATGCTTCAGGGTGTCCAGCAGTCCTTCCTCCCCCTGATCCAGCGTGTGGTTGTTAGCCAGATTGACAGCGTCCACACCGGCGGCTTTGAGCGCATCCAGCGCTTTCGGCGGGCCCTTGAACACAAACTGCTTGTTCTTGGCCCCAACCCCGCGTGTAGTAATCGGAGTTTCCAGATTGACTACCGTCAGGTCATCCTTTTTGAACATTCCATCCAGGGCGCTGTAGGAATAATCGTAGCCCTTCTGCTCCAGCAGTGCGCCTGCTTTTCCGCTGAAGATGATATCTCCGGCAAAGCTCAGCTTCACCGTGCCGCCGGAGGTATTCTCCGGCAAGCCTGCGACCAGCCCGCTGCTGCTTCCCGTTGTGGCCTGCGGCGCATCCGTTGGGGTTGCCTGATCCGTTAGCGGCGGTGTAGGCGTAGCCGAGGCTTCCGTGGCCGCCGCAGGCACTGGAGAAGCCTCCGGTGTCTCCTCCGGAGCAGGCTCAGCAGTGGCTGTAGCCTCTGTCCCTGGCGCTTCCTCTGTAGGGACGGCTTCTGTAGGGGTTTCTGTAGGGGCTGCCGCCGTTGCAGCAGCTTCCGGTGAAGGCGAGGTAACGAGCGCCGCTTGCGGAGCAGCAGAGCCCTGCGGGTCCTTGTCGTCCATGAATGAATAAGCGAGCGCAGCGGTAATCATCAGCAGCAACGCCACATTGACCCACGCCCACACCCTTCTGCGCCGTCGCCTGCTATGTTGTCTCTTGCCTTGTCTATTGCCTGATCTCGGCGGATACATGAGTGCAAGTAATCTCCTTTACCCTTAAAGTGTTTCTATTATAGCATATCTATCAGCTGCCGCTCCAAGCCGGGAACGGAACCATTTACTAAATAACCCCGCAAAGTGGGGCTTTAGCTTCGATGATGACTCAGGTGCTTTGCGGGGGAGTCCCATATCTAAAAACGGTGGAGCGCCACTGCTCCGCTCCACCGTTGCTTTTATACTGTAGCTCCCGCCGGTTCCGGCAGCTTCGGGAGGCTGGTTGCGGCACTCTCAGCCGTAAGCTTCGCCTGCTTGATGCAGTCCGGCATCCCGATGCCGTCATAGCCTGCGCCAAAGGCATAGACCCCCGGCAGCTTCTGCGCCAGCTCGCTGCGCAGGCCGGCAATCCGGCCGGGATGGCCGACCGGATACTGCGGCATGGACGACCTCAGCCGGGTGATCTCTGTGAACAGCGGCGCTGCGGTGATCCCCATAATCTCCTTCAGGTCCTTGCGCACCAGCTCCGCCAGCGCGTCATCCGGCAGCTCCACATTCTGTTCATCCCCCGACCGTCCCACGTAACAACGCAGCAGTACCTTATCGTCAGGGCTCGTATGCAGCCATTTGGTAGAGGTCCAGGTACAGGCGGTGATGTTCCGCCCTTCCTTACGCGGAACAAGGAAGCCCGATCCATCGTACTCGGTAACGATATCTTGCCTTGTGAACGCCAGAACAACATTAGCTACTGATACATAGTTCACTGCATCCAGCGCCGAGACATCCACATGGGGACGCAGCAGCTCTGCGGCTGCAAAGTTCTGCACTGTAATATAGATGTCGTCTGCTTCCAGCAGCTCACCGCCCTCAAGCTCCACCTCATAACGGACAGCGCCGGAAGAACCGGCGCCTCCCAGCACCCGGATGGACTTCGCTCCTGTCCCCGTGATTTGCCGGACATCCTGCAGATCATGGATGAGCGCATGCACAAGACTTTGCAATCCTTGACGGAAGGTGAGGAAGGCACTTTTCTTCGTCCCGGTATGAGTCTCCACCGGCTTCCTGCCGGTCGTCATTCCACGGATCAGGCTGCCGTACTGGCGCTCGACCTCACCGAACTGCGGAAAGGTCGCCTGAAGGCTGATCTTGCGCATATCCCCTGCATAGATTCCTGCCAGCAGCGGCTCCGTCATATTCTCCAGCACCTCTGTACCAAGACGGCGCTCAATCAGATCGCCAAGCGACTCATCCTCAGCACTGCGGCGGGGCGGAAGTACGAAATCCATCATCGCCCGCATTTTGCCGCCGAAGGAGACCAGTCCGCTCTTGAGGAAGGGCTTCAGCTCGGTCGGAATGCCCAGTACAAGACCGGCAGGCATCGGATGAAGCTTGCCCCGCTGCAGGATGTAGGTCTTCTTGGCGTTCGGATTCGTGCTTACCAGCTCATGGTCCAGCTCGAGTTCCCTGGCCAGATCGCTCATCGCCGTCTTGCGGGCCAGGAAGGAATCCGGGCCCTTCTCAATCACGAAGCCATCACGGTGCAGTGTTTCGATTTTGCCGCCAAGGACCTTGTCCTTCTCAATAAGGGTAATCTCCGGCTGTACGGCCGCCTCACGGTAGAACTTGCGGATATAGAATGCGGCGCTGAGCCCGCTAAGGCCTCCGCCGATAATAACTACCTTGCGGGGTGATGCGGTCATGGCAGATTCACCTTCAACTGGTTCGCCTTCGTACGCACCACATCGCTGAGCACCGTCATATAAGCCGGATCACTGTTCAGCGAGTCAATCCGCAAGAGACGCATATCGAGCTCGGAGGCAAGCTGCTGCGCTTCAATATCCAGATCGTACAGCACCTCCAAATGGTCGGAGACGAAGCCGATCGGGGCTGACAGCACGTATTTCACCTGACTCTCGGCCAGTTCACGCAGCGTATCAAGAATATCCGGTCCCAGCCAAGGCTCAGCCGTCCGGCCCGCACTCTGCCAAGTGAACTGCCAGGATTCTACCCCTGCCTGTGCAGCAATCGCCTGAGAGGTCTCCAGCAGCTGGTCACGGTACGGATCGCCCATCGCCAGAATGCGTTCAGGAAGACTATGTGCACTGAACAGCACGCGCACTTCCTCGCGCGACGCTCCGGTCTCTTCGAACTCGTCCAGCTTGGCAGTCACTCTCCGGCTAAGCACATCGATCAGCTCGGGATGCATATGGTAGTTCTCTACGAAC
The sequence above is a segment of the Paenibacillus sp. FSL R7-0204 genome. Coding sequences within it:
- a CDS encoding CapA family protein, producing the protein MYPPRSGNRQGKRQHSRRRRRRVWAWVNVALLLMITAALAYSFMDDKDPQGSAAPQAALVTSPSPEAAATAAAPTETPTEAVPTEEAPGTEATATAEPAPEETPEASPVPAAATEASATPTPPLTDQATPTDAPQATTGSSSGLVAGLPENTSGGTVKLSFAGDIIFSGKAGALLEQKGYDYSYSALDGMFKKDDLTVVNLETPITTRGVGAKNKQFVFKGPPKALDALKAAGVDAVNLANNHTLDQGEEGLLDTLKHLGERGIPHVGAGRNSQEAYSAQYFERNGIKIALLGFTRVMPVIEWKAEAGKPGLASVYDSAEALKAIAAAKQKADVVVVVVHWGRERMEQYDKTQQALGHNFIDAGADLVMGGHPHVLQGIEPYKGKWIAYSTGNFIFTRGSIPATWETAVFQAECSKQGQCSLKLKPMDAELAQPVPMNDADGQLLLHRIQSISSGLIKVRNDGTVTQAVK
- a CDS encoding glycerophosphodiester phosphodiesterase: MNNMCVAHRGFSGKAPENTLSAVRMAIALPFVRWMEIDVQLTKDGVPVVIHDYSLDRTTNGHGKVKNMDYEHMRRLDAGSWKGRAFRGERVPSLEEVLALASGRLRLNIELKTVGEMYPGLAQAVIDLVNAKGMREEVVLTSFDAGVLRRIKELDARFHTGLIYDSRSGDPAGKLSELGCSFLSISFDRLSPVLAKSLIERGVQVMAWTLNKGKEMRRLSEIHSDIMICTNRPDIWGELFWKA
- the hemG gene encoding protoporphyrinogen oxidase; protein product: MTASPRKVVIIGGGLSGLSAAFYIRKFYREAAVQPEITLIEKDKVLGGKIETLHRDGFVIEKGPDSFLARKTAMSDLARELELDHELVSTNPNAKKTYILQRGKLHPMPAGLVLGIPTELKPFLKSGLVSFGGKMRAMMDFVLPPRRSAEDESLGDLIERRLGTEVLENMTEPLLAGIYAGDMRKISLQATFPQFGEVERQYGSLIRGMTTGRKPVETHTGTKKSAFLTFRQGLQSLVHALIHDLQDVRQITGTGAKSIRVLGGAGSSGAVRYEVELEGGELLEADDIYITVQNFAAAELLRPHVDVSALDAVNYVSVANVVLAFTRQDIVTEYDGSGFLVPRKEGRNITACTWTSTKWLHTSPDDKVLLRCYVGRSGDEQNVELPDDALAELVRKDLKEIMGITAAPLFTEITRLRSSMPQYPVGHPGRIAGLRSELAQKLPGVYAFGAGYDGIGMPDCIKQAKLTAESAATSLPKLPEPAGATV
- a CDS encoding fumarylacetoacetate hydrolase family protein, whose translation is MSSAINNVYCVGRNYQLHAEELGNKVPAEPLIFLKPSHAAVALDKAIIHLPKDAGLIHYEGELVLRIARDYVPGMSVQELVDVMALGLDFTLRDVHNDLQRKGLPWTAAKGFKNAAPLTPYMALPEEEELEATDFTVRKNGIEVQRGNVKNMIFSLQKIVEFIAARYGLGKDDIIFTGTPAGVGPVVAGDSFELFWGARLMGTCLIG
- the hemH gene encoding ferrochelatase yields the protein MANKIGVLVMSYGTPESLEDVEAYYTHIRRGNAPSAEQLKELKDRYKAIVGGVFPLRENTDRQVEALQAKLNSGQIQYVCYQGLKHARPFIEDGVEAMVRDGITQAIGIVLAPHYSVMSVGTYIKRAKEKAEACGIHMEFVENYHMHPELIDVLSRRVTAKLDEFEETGASREEVRVLFSAHSLPERILAMGDPYRDQLLETSQAIAAQAGVESWQFTWQSAGRTAEPWLGPDILDTLRELAESQVKYVLSAPIGFVSDHLEVLYDLDIEAQQLASELDMRLLRIDSLNSDPAYMTVLSDVVRTKANQLKVNLP